A window from Deltaproteobacteria bacterium encodes these proteins:
- the rpsU gene encoding 30S ribosomal protein S21, whose product MSVEVRGNIEKAIRVLKRKMDSEGVRKELRRRRFYEKPSVKRKRKRLEARRRRLKSGRRLYK is encoded by the coding sequence ATCAGTGTCGAAGTCAGAGGGAATATTGAGAAGGCGATCAGGGTTCTCAAGAGGAAGATGGACTCAGAGGGTGTTCGAAAGGAGCTCAGGCGTAGAAGGTTCTATGAGAAACCGAGTGTCAAGAGAAAGAGAAAAAGGCTTGAGGCCAGACGAAGGAGGCTGAAATCCGGGCGTCGGCTATACAAATGA
- a CDS encoding cold shock domain-containing protein has product MERREPALPGLYRKEVIGLKGEVKKLLRGRGYGFISAEDGGEVFFHSSALEGADFDGLKEGDSVEFNVERGPKGPRAMNVRMPKA; this is encoded by the coding sequence ATGGAAAGGAGAGAACCGGCTTTGCCGGGGCTCTACCGAAAGGAGGTGATAGGCTTGAAAGGAGAGGTAAAGAAACTCCTCCGGGGAAGGGGATACGGGTTCATAAGTGCAGAAGATGGAGGAGAAGTCTTCTTCCACAGCTCCGCTCTGGAGGGGGCGGATTTTGATGGTTTGAAAGAGGGAGATAGCGTAGAGTTCAACGTGGAGAGAGGGCCTAAAGGGCCGCGTGCAATGAATGTGAGGATGCCAAAAGCCTAG
- a CDS encoding ABC transporter permease, translating into MKIETTGRLLLGACFGSIVVFLIAPLVIVIAVSFTPDIFMVFPPRGFSLQWYREFLTMSDWREAIRDSLIIASGAAVVSTSIALVLAFVLDRWEIRFAGAMRTLGLLPFLLPPVIVGIALMAFFYSLGYSGKIINVVIAHGIFYTALPLMLISLGFESIDKELEEAAMNLGATELRVFRTVTLPLIQNDIFAGVLFSFILSLNEYFIAFLVAGFTVTTLPIKIFSSLRYSYSPTIAAVSVFFILITTGVVIAISRLTKGIWE; encoded by the coding sequence ATGAAGATTGAGACGACAGGCAGGCTCCTCTTGGGGGCATGTTTCGGATCGATCGTGGTCTTCCTGATCGCCCCGCTGGTAATCGTCATAGCCGTATCTTTCACGCCGGACATCTTCATGGTGTTCCCACCCAGAGGATTCTCCCTCCAGTGGTATAGAGAATTCCTGACCATGTCGGATTGGCGCGAGGCGATCAGAGACAGCCTCATTATTGCAAGCGGGGCAGCGGTTGTTTCAACCTCTATCGCCCTTGTCCTGGCCTTTGTCCTTGACAGATGGGAGATCCGTTTTGCCGGAGCCATGAGGACCCTGGGCTTGCTCCCTTTTCTGCTCCCTCCGGTGATCGTGGGGATCGCCTTGATGGCCTTCTTCTATTCTCTCGGCTATTCCGGCAAGATTATCAATGTGGTCATTGCCCATGGCATCTTCTATACGGCTCTGCCCCTGATGCTGATCTCCCTCGGTTTCGAGTCGATAGACAAGGAGTTGGAAGAGGCCGCAATGAACCTCGGGGCCACAGAACTGAGGGTCTTCAGGACCGTAACCCTTCCGCTGATTCAGAACGACATCTTTGCCGGGGTTCTTTTCTCCTTCATACTCTCTCTTAACGAGTACTTCATCGCCTTCCTGGTGGCCGGGTTTACCGTGACCACCCTGCCCATAAAGATCTTCTCCTCTCTCCGGTATTCATACTCTCCCACCATCGCAGCCGTGTCGGTCTTCTTCATTCTCATCACAACAGGGGTTGTCATTGCGATCAGCAGGCTGACGAAGGGGATATGGGAATAG